A genome region from Crossiella equi includes the following:
- a CDS encoding glycosyltransferase family 4 protein: MKPLRVLLDGNPLLGDRTGVGRYTAALAEELASMSTVDVRAVAFTLRGWRALRAAVPHGVRARGLPVPARLLRAAWLRSPLPPVELFAGLTDVVHATNFVLPPALRAGGVLTIHDLAFLDAPQEIPSSEADLPELVRRSAKRADVVVTPTQAVAQNVTERLGVPADRVRVTPLGVDPAWFVARPPSENLRRRLHLPEQYLLFVGAEGPRKGLAGLLAAHAADESLPPLVLVGPGTDEVGGDPKRVLRTGYLSELDLRRVVAGAALLVLPSRDEGFGLPVLEAMACGVPVVCSDVPALREVAGGLATLVPVGDVEALTSALASTMDVGVTPDTLSARRARASEFTWRRCAEETVAAYRQAAG; the protein is encoded by the coding sequence GTGAAGCCGCTCCGGGTGCTGCTCGACGGCAACCCGCTGCTCGGGGACCGCACCGGGGTGGGCCGGTACACCGCCGCGCTGGCGGAGGAGCTCGCCTCCATGTCCACTGTGGACGTCCGCGCGGTGGCGTTCACCCTGCGCGGCTGGCGGGCGCTGCGCGCGGCCGTGCCGCACGGGGTGCGCGCACGGGGTCTGCCGGTGCCCGCGCGGCTGCTGCGCGCGGCCTGGCTGCGCTCGCCGCTGCCGCCGGTGGAGCTGTTCGCCGGGCTGACCGACGTGGTGCACGCGACGAACTTCGTGCTGCCGCCCGCGCTCCGGGCCGGTGGCGTGCTCACCATCCACGACCTGGCCTTCCTGGACGCCCCGCAGGAGATCCCGAGCAGCGAGGCCGACCTGCCGGAGCTGGTGCGCCGCTCGGCCAAGCGCGCGGACGTGGTGGTCACCCCGACCCAGGCGGTGGCCCAGAACGTCACCGAGCGGCTGGGTGTGCCCGCCGACCGCGTACGGGTCACCCCGCTCGGCGTGGACCCGGCGTGGTTCGTGGCCCGGCCGCCGAGTGAGAACCTGCGCCGACGGCTGCACCTGCCCGAGCAGTACCTGCTCTTCGTCGGCGCGGAGGGCCCGCGCAAGGGCCTGGCCGGGCTGCTGGCCGCGCACGCCGCGGACGAGAGCCTGCCGCCGCTGGTGCTGGTCGGCCCCGGTACCGACGAGGTGGGCGGCGACCCCAAGCGGGTGCTGCGCACCGGCTACCTGTCCGAGCTGGACCTGCGCCGGGTGGTCGCGGGCGCGGCGCTGCTGGTGCTGCCGTCGCGGGACGAGGGCTTCGGGCTGCCGGTGCTGGAGGCCATGGCCTGCGGCGTCCCGGTGGTCTGCTCGGATGTGCCCGCGCTGCGCGAGGTCGCGGGCGGGCTGGCCACGCTGGTGCCGGTCGGCGACGTGGAAGCGCTCACCAGCGCACTGGCGTCCACTATGGACGTTGGGGTCACCCCGGACACGCTGTCCGCGCGCCGGGCCCGTGCCTCGGAGTTCACCTGGCGGCGCTGCGCGGAGGAGACCGTGGCGGCATACCGCCAGGCAGCAGGGTGA